In Formosa haliotis, the sequence TAATCGGAATTCAACGCATTTTTGCTATCTTCGAGCTGCGGCGGAAAGAATCCTGCGGATTTTTCCGCAACGAAATTATAGCCGAGACCGTTGCCACCAATTTCAAAAATGAACAGACAATTAAAGAACATACTTATTGCAATTGGAATTCCAACTCTTTATGCAATAGTTTTAAGATTAGCTTTCGGAGTTAAAGATTGGAATGAATTATTTTCTGTAATGTCTGTTACATTCCTTTTTCTTCTTCCAACAATAGTCGGTGCATTAACCGTTTATCTTTCAGATAAAAATAAAGTTGAAAAACTATGGTATCGAATTTTCACACCTTGGATTCCAATAATTTTATTTCTCATTATCACACTTGTTTTAGCAATTGAAGGTTGGGCGTGTTGGTTAATGATTCTTCCTGTTTTCTTAATAGCTGCATCAATTGGAGGATTAATTGGAGGTTATTTAAAATTAAAAAGAAGAAATGACAGACTAAACATTTCGTTACTAATTCTTATTCCATTCCTAATTTCACCAGTTGAACAATTAATTGAAAAGATTCCAGGAACATATAAAGCTTATACTTATATAGATATTAATTCAAATGCTGAGAAAATCTGGGAAAATGTAACAAGAGTTAAAACGATTGAAAAAAATGAAGATACTGGATATTTGACAGAATTTTTGGGATTCCCAAGACCTTTAAAAGCTGAATTAAATTATAATGGAGTTGGTGCTTATCGAGAAGCAATTTTCACAAACGGACTAATATTCAGAGAAACCGTTACAGAATATGAGGCGAATAAGAAAATGGTCTTTTCAATTAAGGCTAATACTTACGAAATACCATCTACGACTCTTGACGAACACATTCTAATCGGAGGAGAATATTTTGATGTACTAAATGGGACATATGAACTTGAAAAACTTACTGAAGGAAAATATCGTTTACATTTATATAGTAATTTCAAAATGAATACAACTTTTAATTTTTATGCTGGTTGGTGGGGAAAAATAATAATGAAAGATATTCAAAACAATATACTGAAAGTTGAAAAGAAACGAGCAGAAGAATAAAAAACTGGTGGCAACACCGTATATAATTTATTGCTGGCTTCTCGCCTACTTACGAAAGTCCTCACGGACTTTCTTGGTCGGTAATTATTTACTAAATTAGTTGCTTAAACCACGCAACAAACCATATACAAACACGTTGTGCAACATATAAAAACCGAAGAACTGCATATTAAATGAAAGAACAAATAATAACCAAAATTAGGAATAGGGAATCATTTCTTTTAGCAAATGACGGTCAATATTTGGGCAAACTTACATTTAGTCGATACGATTCTGATTCGATTTTAAATAAATACGGCTCATACGGAAGTCAGTATTCCTCAACTTCGATTTTTAACAAGTATAGCAATTATGGAAGTCAATATTCTTCATTAAGTCCTTTTAATAAATACACAAATACACCACCAACTGTTTATTACAAAGGAGAAAAAGTAGGCTATTTGACCAAGAATAGATATGTAGGTTATGGGAATTCTAATATTGACCCTGACCAACTTTTTGAATGGATGAAATCTAAAGGAATAACTCAATATGGTTGATTTTAATTTTAAAGATTATATAGAAATTTTAGGTGCAGTATTTGTGTCTTTAGGAGGCTCGACTGTTATCATTTTGGGACTTTCGAAATGGTTTGGAGATGTCTTTGCTCAAAAATTAATTCTTGGTTTCAAGAATAGACACGAAAAAGACCTTGAAGACTTAAAAAGCGGATATCAAAAAGAACTAGAATCTACAAAAGTTGAACTTGACAAAGCCAAATCACAATTTTTACGTTACACAGAAAAACAATTTGAACTGTACAATGACTTGTGGAAAGTATTGCTTTATACAAAAAATCAAGCCGATTCATTATGGGAAGTTGCTAATCCAGACCAAATACCTTCTTTTTCTGAACAAATCAAACTTTCAAAAGACGCAATAGATGACAATATGCTTTTGATAGAAGAGAGCCATTATGAAAAGTTAATGGTTTTAATTAAACAGTTTGAACAGTTTCAATTTGGGAAAATTAGGCTTGTCGATTTAAGAGGACAAACACCAGAGGAGATAATTGAATTAGGACTTACTAAAGAACAAATACAGCAAACGATAGGTTTGAATAAATCAATTAAGGACAATTATGACAACTTAATTATGGAGATTGGAAAAACCTTTAGAGAACAAATTAAAGGATAAAATACGTTGCACAACACCGTATATAATTTATTGCTAGTTCTAGCCTACTTACGAAAGTCCTCGCGGACTTTCTATCTGTGATTTATTTGCTAACTTTAGTGCTTAAACACGCAACAAACCATATACAAAACCGTTGGCATTAATTTGAGAATAATGGATAAATTGAAAGAAAAATTGTTTTATTTATATTCTGAATTAATAAGTTTGGATATCGCTTTTGAGCATAAAAAAGAAATAGACTTTTCACGTGAACTAAATACAGAAATAGATTATCGTTCTAAGATAATTAAGAAGACAAATAGTATGTTTTCCTCAAACTTTATTTCTGCAATTAAGAGTATTGAAGATGGAAAATATTTATATGGAATATTTCTTGACGAGTTGTTTGAAAGTATTCTAAATGTAGATTTTTTAAAACAGAAAATTCAAACAGTTGACTTATATGCAATTTATACTATATCTAAAAATACTACATCTGAATTTGAATTTATTGAAAAAGTAAAAAATCAAGTTGATTTAGTTTTTCTTGTAGATTTAATTGAAGCTACTCAATTATTAAATTCTTACGACTATTATTTAAATAATAAACCAAAGAAAAACAAAGTAAATATCTTTATAAATGATTTAATAAAAGGCATTTCACATCTTCAGGAAGAATTAGATTTAACAGTATTACAAAAAATATTTTCAAATAAAAAAAGTGAGTCCCTTTTTAGAGACAATCTTAGTTTTTATCTAAAAGGTGCTGGTTACAAAACAATTTCTGAATCAAAAAAAGGAGCTAATAGAATTGACTTAAAAATTTATAAAAATTTAGACGTTTATAAAGCTGAATTCAAAGGTTGGTGGAATAATGACAAAAAAGAAATAGTTAGTCAAATAAACCAATATTTAACTGATTTTGACGAATATGGTTTTATATTTATGATTAATGACAAACAGAAAAGAATTAAAGATGAATATTTTGAATTAATTAAACGTGATTCATCAGATTACATAAAAAACAGCTTAAAAACTATAACAATTGATAATTTCAAATTTTATCATTCTTCTCATTATTTCGGAGATAATGCGGAAAAAAAATTATTTCATTTTATATTTAATATTTATAAAAACTAATGCCAACAACGTGTATAATTCATTGCTAGTTGTAGCCAACTTACGAAAGTCCTCGCGGACTTTCTATCTGTGATTTATTTGCTAAATTTAGTGCTTAAACACACAACGAAATCATACACAAACACGTTGCGTTTAATATGAATGACTTTCGGTCATCCCCCAAACTTTGCGGCTTGCTACGAGGTTTTTTTTGATTTATAAAAATCAGTTGATTTAAAAACGAGTTAAGGAGAATTTCAAATCGCAAACTGTGCGCTAGAAATCGTTGAGAGCGCGCTCTCAAAACGTTTGCAACGTTAAACAGTTTGTTTTAAGTTATTGAAAAAAAATGAGAAAGTCAAGTTTTTGGTGTTATTTAACACCGCCAATGATCTGATAACAAGATGTTTGTAGTCGGCTATATCAATGGCTTAAGATTTTTATAAATTTTTAAACTGCAACGGAATCGAAGCAAGTTTTATTTTAAGACAAGTCATATAAAGCTTTATATAACCAATCTTAAAAGAAAATCAAGTTTGGGTGCTGGTCACCTTATGTAGCGTCCTCCATACACCGTATTTAGTGGATGAGAGAAGATTAAAGATCCAGGTGTAAAAAAAAGAATTTAGAAAGCTATAAAAGACTGGAAAATAAAAATACTAAACACAACAGCGCATATAAAAAATAGCAGTTAAGAGCAAAAACGAAATATAATTTATAAATTTAAACCTGTGCCGATACGAAAAGTTAGTTTGTAGATCCTGCTACTTTTCATATTCGCCATCGTTGGGCATAATTTGAGGAAAATGACACAAAATAAAAAACCTCTCAAAATAAATCGAGAGGTTCTGTATATCTTTCACTTAATTACGTTTCTATAAAGAAAGAGGCTTGATTAAGCATTACAGTACAAAATAAGTGAATATATTTGTAATAGACAAATAAAAGCAAGAAAATATTGGAATATCAAAAATTAGAATACTACCTGTCGCAACCAAGATTAGACCGATTTTTAATAGCGACTGGTAATTCAAAATCTAAAGCTCAAAAATTATACAGAATTAATTTAAGAACAGCGCAAGCTTTCTATCCTGTGCTAAACTTATTTGAAATATTCTTTAGAAACATTGTAAATTATCAAGTGTCGTCACATTTTGCTAATCCGAATTGGATAATCGCAGAAAGAAATGGTTTTATGAATCACCCTTCACTAACTTCATCCAGATTCTTTTTGAAAAACTCAATTACCAAAGCAGAAAGAACTATTCGCAGAAAAGGTGGAATTGTAACATCAGGAAAAGTAATAGCGGAACAGTCATTTGGATTTTGGACAAGTCTATTTGATACTCACCATTACAGATTAATTGGAGGAGTAGTTATTCATTGTTTTCCAAACAAACCAAATCACGTGAATCGAAATATTTTAAATCAGAAACTCAA encodes:
- a CDS encoding Abi family protein, with the protein product MEYQKLEYYLSQPRLDRFLIATGNSKSKAQKLYRINLRTAQAFYPVLNLFEIFFRNIVNYQVSSHFANPNWIIAERNGFMNHPSLTSSRFFLKNSITKAERTIRRKGGIVTSGKVIAEQSFGFWTSLFDTHHYRLIGGVVIHCFPNKPNHVNRNILNQKLNNIREFRNRVYHNEPICFNGNVIDFTEATNIKNEIYELLEWIDADLTDYVDYFNGIDTKINMVNNL